In one Echinicola marina genomic region, the following are encoded:
- a CDS encoding DUF3823 domain-containing protein, producing the protein MKNSIKYIAGLFCMTLGLTSCEYDNYDEPKLLFEGNLVYQGEPIGVSYNDVYFELWEEGWQTFGNIGVSVDQDGSFSSLLFSGDYKLIIPASQGPFMSMTNTETNSDTIPLNLRGSLDMDIEVMPYYMLRNVSISGNSNTVNADFSLEQIITDENAKGINEVVLYLSKTTFVDSRTSISSSRIGGADIADLNNIQLSTSVPDMTPTQDYVFARVGVRIDGVEDMLFSSVQRIDF; encoded by the coding sequence ATGAAAAATAGTATCAAATATATAGCTGGGCTCTTTTGTATGACCTTGGGTCTGACATCATGCGAATATGATAACTATGATGAACCAAAGTTGCTTTTTGAAGGTAACTTGGTTTATCAAGGGGAGCCAATAGGCGTTAGCTACAATGACGTTTATTTTGAATTATGGGAAGAAGGTTGGCAAACTTTCGGAAATATAGGCGTATCGGTGGACCAGGACGGTTCTTTTTCGTCTTTGCTTTTCTCTGGTGATTATAAATTGATCATCCCTGCTAGTCAGGGGCCGTTTATGAGTATGACCAATACGGAAACCAATTCCGACACGATTCCTTTGAACTTAAGAGGAAGCCTAGATATGGATATAGAGGTAATGCCTTATTATATGTTGAGAAATGTTAGTATTTCTGGCAATAGCAATACGGTCAATGCTGACTTTTCTTTGGAGCAGATCATTACAGATGAAAACGCCAAAGGAATCAATGAGGTAGTGCTTTACTTAAGCAAGACCACCTTTGTGGATAGTCGTACCAGTATCAGTTCTTCCAGAATTGGAGGAGCTGATATAGCGGATCTAAACAATATCCAACTGAGCACTTCAGTGCCTGATATGACACCAACGCAAGACTATGTGTTTGCAAGAGTAGGGGTGCGCATTGATGGTGTGGAGGATATGTTGTTCTCTTCCGTTCAGAGAATAGATTTCTGA
- a CDS encoding SusC/RagA family TonB-linked outer membrane protein, which translates to MKEKLLRNGSLIFILLCGLVFSAYAQSGKTVEGTVIEKETGEPIPGVSILERGTSNGTVTGVDGEFKLELRTDNPSIRISFIGFKTIETEVGNQSNFEFELESELGDLEEVVVVGYGEQKKESITGAVSNVTSRDIEQVPTATVSGALAGKLPGLSFRMPDGRPGAGANIQIRNLGNPLFVIDGIQKDQGQFNNLAPGDIESITILKDASAAVYGSRAANGVVVVTTKRGERGEKPSININGYYGIQNWSRFPEGVNGYEWMQGRAEADMNQFGSTNISQDELDKWKAGTEYGYRSFDWRDFIIKGNAPQSNFSASVSGGSERTNYYLSLTRFDQKSVFSDEFEFNRTNIQANINTDVTDRLTIGMQINGRLENRENPGVPGVDDYWQPRFALFRNRPTERPYANDNPDYPANINNIETNWALLNYDRTGFYSDYWKNIQTNFSAEYDIPVEGLKAKGLYSYYFADNYRNTFEYTYDVYDYLPETDEYIRTGGNDNPYRDRNQRKIEETVGQFQLNYDRVFADDHKLSVLALYERIQRRDYRNFIHSVPTNNYLSLVQFADMDQYDDSDYEEARIGYVGRINYEYQGKYLLEVAARYDASWKFSPENRWGFFPSVSGGWRISQEPFMDNIASSTNLDELKLRVSYGELGDDNIGIGPFDYIPGYSYGVSTVIIDGENVQGSANRGKPIDNLSWYTSKMFDVGIDFSFGAGKITGTADYFRRKRDGLRDIRDDVFLPLELGYGLTDENLSSDANVAFDLGLNYNGKAGDLTYRIGGTFGYARSKFLSSYNPVFSSSWNHYRNSREDRWNGIFWGYEIVGQFQSQEEINNYPINIDGQGNGTLLPGDLIYKDVNGDGKIDGYDERPIGYSLDGPPSVNYGLNMYFNYKNFDLTMDFSGGSMASYLQNWEMRWPYQNGGNLLAYMYDDRWRREDPYDLNSEWIPGSSPALRFNAGGHSNYNRNSTWWLTNIKYIRMRTASIGYTLPPKVLSKLKIERARVYFTTYNLFSIDNVHQFGIDPEVRDPNGLQYPQNVNMNLGFNLTF; encoded by the coding sequence ATGAAAGAAAAATTACTAAGAAATGGCAGTTTGATTTTTATCCTGCTATGTGGTTTGGTATTTTCTGCTTATGCCCAGTCCGGGAAAACAGTAGAAGGTACCGTAATTGAAAAAGAGACTGGGGAGCCTATCCCTGGTGTAAGTATCCTGGAAAGGGGTACATCAAATGGAACCGTCACAGGTGTTGATGGTGAGTTTAAATTAGAATTGCGTACTGACAACCCATCGATCAGGATTTCTTTCATTGGTTTCAAGACCATAGAAACTGAAGTGGGTAACCAAAGCAATTTTGAATTTGAATTGGAAAGTGAACTTGGCGATTTGGAAGAAGTGGTAGTCGTTGGTTACGGTGAACAAAAGAAGGAATCCATTACAGGGGCAGTTTCCAATGTGACCAGTAGGGACATCGAACAGGTACCGACAGCAACTGTATCTGGTGCCTTGGCCGGTAAACTTCCTGGTTTGTCCTTTAGAATGCCTGATGGTCGTCCAGGAGCCGGAGCCAATATCCAGATCAGGAATCTTGGAAATCCGCTTTTCGTAATTGACGGCATCCAAAAGGACCAAGGGCAGTTCAATAACTTGGCCCCTGGTGATATCGAAAGTATCACGATACTTAAAGATGCTTCTGCGGCGGTATACGGTTCCAGGGCTGCCAATGGTGTTGTGGTGGTGACCACTAAGAGAGGTGAGAGAGGAGAAAAGCCATCTATCAATATCAATGGCTACTATGGTATCCAAAACTGGTCAAGGTTCCCTGAGGGAGTGAATGGCTATGAATGGATGCAGGGACGTGCTGAGGCTGATATGAACCAGTTCGGAAGTACCAATATTTCCCAAGATGAATTGGACAAGTGGAAAGCTGGGACAGAATATGGTTACCGTTCATTTGATTGGAGGGACTTTATTATAAAAGGAAATGCCCCACAAAGTAATTTTAGTGCCAGTGTTTCCGGAGGTTCTGAAAGGACCAACTATTACCTGTCACTTACTAGATTTGATCAGAAGTCGGTTTTCAGTGATGAGTTTGAGTTTAATAGAACAAATATCCAGGCCAATATCAATACTGATGTAACTGATCGATTGACCATTGGTATGCAGATCAATGGCCGTTTGGAAAATAGGGAAAACCCAGGTGTACCGGGTGTCGATGATTACTGGCAGCCGCGTTTTGCACTATTCAGAAACCGACCTACTGAGCGTCCATATGCCAATGACAATCCTGATTACCCAGCCAATATCAATAATATTGAAACCAACTGGGCATTGTTAAACTATGACCGAACTGGTTTTTATTCTGATTATTGGAAGAATATTCAAACCAACTTCTCAGCAGAGTATGATATCCCTGTAGAGGGTTTGAAGGCCAAAGGGCTTTATTCTTATTATTTTGCAGATAACTACCGTAATACATTTGAATATACTTATGATGTGTATGATTATCTTCCTGAAACGGATGAGTATATCAGAACCGGTGGCAATGATAACCCTTATAGGGACAGAAACCAACGTAAGATAGAAGAGACTGTAGGGCAATTCCAATTGAACTATGACCGTGTGTTTGCTGACGATCATAAATTGTCTGTGTTGGCCTTGTATGAAAGAATCCAAAGAAGGGATTATAGAAACTTTATCCATTCAGTACCGACTAATAATTATTTGTCATTGGTACAGTTTGCAGATATGGACCAATATGATGACTCTGATTATGAGGAAGCAAGAATTGGTTATGTAGGACGTATCAATTATGAGTACCAAGGAAAATACCTTTTAGAAGTTGCAGCCAGGTATGATGCTTCTTGGAAATTCTCTCCAGAAAACCGTTGGGGATTCTTCCCATCTGTATCGGGTGGTTGGAGAATTAGCCAAGAGCCATTTATGGACAATATTGCTTCCAGCACCAATTTGGATGAGTTGAAGTTGAGAGTTTCTTATGGTGAACTGGGGGATGATAATATTGGGATAGGACCATTTGATTATATTCCGGGATACTCCTATGGTGTTTCCACTGTTATTATCGATGGAGAAAATGTTCAGGGATCAGCCAATAGAGGTAAGCCGATAGATAACCTTTCGTGGTATACCAGTAAGATGTTTGATGTAGGTATTGACTTTTCTTTTGGTGCAGGTAAAATCACTGGTACAGCGGATTATTTCCGTAGAAAAAGAGATGGCCTAAGGGATATAAGGGATGATGTATTCTTGCCACTTGAACTGGGCTATGGGTTGACAGACGAAAACTTAAGTAGTGATGCCAATGTGGCTTTTGACCTTGGTCTAAACTATAACGGTAAGGCAGGTGACTTAACTTATAGAATCGGAGGTACATTTGGCTATGCCAGAAGTAAATTCCTTTCTTCTTATAACCCAGTATTCAGTAGTTCTTGGAATCATTATAGAAATTCAAGAGAAGACCGTTGGAATGGTATCTTCTGGGGCTATGAAATCGTTGGCCAATTCCAGTCTCAAGAGGAAATCAACAATTATCCAATAAACATCGATGGCCAAGGTAATGGTACTTTATTGCCAGGTGATTTGATCTATAAGGATGTGAATGGCGATGGCAAGATTGACGGATATGACGAGCGTCCTATTGGATATAGTCTGGATGGTCCTCCTAGTGTCAATTATGGTTTGAACATGTATTTCAACTATAAGAACTTCGATTTGACCATGGACTTCTCAGGTGGTTCTATGGCATCCTATCTGCAGAACTGGGAAATGAGATGGCCTTACCAAAATGGAGGGAACCTATTGGCCTATATGTATGATGACAGGTGGCGTAGAGAAGATCCTTATGATCTTAACAGCGAGTGGATTCCAGGTTCTAGCCCTGCTTTAAGATTCAATGCAGGTGGCCATAGTAACTATAACAGGAATTCTACCTGGTGGCTGACCAATATCAAATACATAAGAATGAGAACAGCTTCTATCGGCTATACACTTCCTCCAAAGGTATTGAGCAAGCTGAAAATTGAAAGAGCAAGGGTTTATTTTACCACCTATAATTTGTTCTCTATAGATAATGTGCATCAGTTTGGTATAGATCCAGAAGTTAGAGATCCAAATGGTTTGCAGTATCCGCAAAATGTGAACATGAACTTAGGGTTTAACTTGACCTTCTAA
- a CDS encoding family 43 glycosylhydrolase has product MKLPLQSIFILFLIISLAACSSNAQEAIPNTDDSETDQAEGQYTNPVWEPVLADPTLVKAGDYFYAYGTEDNWGNEGGYHLVPVIKSKDLIQWELVGDALKTKPTWKSEGGIWAPDVSKVGDQFYMYYSYSTWGDANPGIGLAIADSPEGPFEDYGKIFDSNSIGVNNSIDPFYYEEAGQKYLFWGSFRGLYMIKLAEDGKSTVGDKVQVAGDHLEASYVFKKDNFYYLFGSYGSCCEGANSSYQVWVGRSDKLEGPYLDKSGNKLLDGHNGELVVKGNLGSTGFAGPGHNAEIVTDAAGDDWLVYHGMLKSKPRTNNGTNRRTLLIDKIIWNNGWPSLFRQEPSTKANDGPQF; this is encoded by the coding sequence ATGAAATTACCACTACAATCTATTTTTATTCTTTTTCTGATCATCAGTTTGGCCGCTTGTAGCAGCAATGCACAAGAAGCCATTCCTAATACTGATGACAGTGAAACGGATCAAGCTGAAGGTCAATATACCAATCCGGTTTGGGAACCTGTATTGGCTGATCCAACCTTAGTAAAAGCGGGAGATTATTTTTATGCCTATGGCACAGAAGATAACTGGGGAAATGAAGGTGGTTACCACCTGGTGCCAGTGATCAAATCAAAAGACTTAATCCAGTGGGAATTGGTAGGGGATGCCCTTAAAACCAAACCCACTTGGAAATCCGAGGGCGGCATCTGGGCACCAGATGTCAGCAAAGTCGGAGACCAATTTTATATGTATTATTCCTATTCTACTTGGGGAGATGCCAATCCCGGAATAGGCCTGGCGATCGCTGATTCACCTGAAGGCCCTTTTGAGGATTATGGGAAAATTTTTGACTCAAACAGCATAGGGGTAAACAATAGTATAGATCCTTTTTATTATGAAGAAGCCGGGCAAAAGTACCTTTTTTGGGGAAGCTTTAGAGGCCTTTATATGATAAAATTAGCTGAAGATGGTAAGTCCACAGTGGGAGATAAGGTACAGGTAGCTGGGGATCATTTGGAAGCGTCTTATGTCTTTAAGAAGGATAACTTTTACTATTTGTTCGGTTCATATGGATCATGCTGTGAAGGTGCCAACAGCTCTTATCAAGTGTGGGTAGGTAGATCAGATAAGCTGGAAGGCCCTTACTTGGACAAATCAGGAAATAAATTGTTGGATGGTCATAATGGTGAACTGGTCGTAAAAGGTAATTTGGGAAGTACGGGCTTTGCCGGCCCTGGACATAATGCCGAGATCGTGACTGATGCAGCTGGAGATGACTGGTTGGTGTATCATGGTATGCTCAAGAGCAAGCCTAGAACCAATAATGGCACTAATAGGAGAACACTCCTCATTGATAAAATTATCTGGAATAATGGATGGCCAAGTCTATTTAGACAGGAGCCAAGTACCAAGGCAAATGACGGTCCCCAATTTTAG
- a CDS encoding RagB/SusD family nutrient uptake outer membrane protein: MKKYIYSIFACLILFTACNDEEFLNRDPQNILLEDQVWENEDLVLSVLADLYNRLPDYQTIERWWEFANFDETFASNAGDYWRHQNVDYGYGNWGMWDYGYIRDINLFIEKAERADQLDSEVKARFIAEAKFIRAMVYFEHVKRMGGVPLILESLEYDFSGDPTYLQYARAKEHEVYDYIIQEMEDIKGDLPDGGTRSRATVGAALALESRAALYAGSIANYGQLTPNVSLPGGEVGIPASMADQYYTISLNASEELMGLGTYELYQNDPDPSENYANIFLNKSANNEVIFAKDFLVQGRTHGFTIDNIPRSLREENTSGGKMNPSLNLVQSFELLDNTFAPLPTTDENGDPIYYENQLDIFEGRDPRLAGTVILPGASFRGSQVDIWGGWKTTDGTLITSDQLGGRGTLPNGENAQLVGFDGPIPNLEWSAQGGFYLRKYVDTSVGSGQRGTGSAVWWIRFRYAEILLNAAEAAFELGDNAKAAAYMNEVRRRAGFPTDLAPSEIDFDRIVHERKVELSFENHILWDYKRWRLAHRVWNGESVDLTNNPGDAEAVSTRVFGLRPYKVYDPGSPNHEKWVFEEFIPTPVFNPHRFRLGNYYSFIGDNVRNANPKIVRNPNQ, encoded by the coding sequence ATGAAAAAATACATATATAGCATTTTCGCATGCTTGATTTTATTCACGGCATGTAATGATGAAGAATTCCTTAACCGAGATCCTCAAAATATACTTTTGGAAGATCAGGTCTGGGAGAATGAGGATTTGGTACTGTCTGTTTTGGCAGATTTATATAATAGGCTTCCTGATTACCAGACCATAGAGAGATGGTGGGAGTTTGCCAATTTTGATGAGACTTTTGCTTCCAATGCCGGTGATTACTGGAGACACCAAAATGTAGATTATGGTTATGGTAACTGGGGCATGTGGGATTATGGTTATATCCGTGATATCAACTTGTTTATTGAGAAGGCAGAAAGAGCTGATCAGTTGGATTCAGAAGTTAAGGCACGTTTTATAGCGGAAGCTAAATTTATCCGTGCCATGGTGTACTTTGAGCATGTGAAAAGAATGGGTGGAGTGCCTTTGATCTTGGAATCATTGGAATATGATTTCAGTGGCGACCCTACTTACTTGCAATATGCAAGGGCCAAAGAGCATGAGGTATATGATTATATCATCCAGGAAATGGAGGATATCAAGGGAGACCTGCCTGATGGTGGAACCAGATCAAGAGCTACTGTAGGAGCAGCGCTTGCCCTTGAGTCTAGAGCGGCCTTATATGCAGGTTCCATTGCCAATTATGGCCAGTTGACCCCTAATGTTTCATTGCCAGGTGGTGAAGTGGGAATTCCTGCTAGTATGGCAGATCAGTATTATACCATTTCACTGAATGCATCTGAAGAGTTGATGGGATTGGGAACTTATGAATTGTATCAAAATGATCCAGATCCATCAGAAAACTATGCCAATATTTTCTTGAACAAATCAGCCAATAATGAGGTGATTTTTGCCAAAGATTTCTTGGTTCAGGGTAGAACACATGGTTTTACAATAGATAATATCCCAAGATCATTGAGAGAAGAAAATACTTCAGGTGGAAAGATGAATCCATCTTTGAATTTGGTGCAGTCTTTCGAACTATTGGACAATACATTTGCTCCACTACCTACCACGGACGAGAATGGAGATCCTATTTACTATGAAAACCAATTGGATATTTTCGAAGGAAGAGACCCAAGATTGGCCGGAACAGTGATCCTTCCTGGTGCTAGCTTCAGAGGAAGCCAAGTAGATATCTGGGGTGGCTGGAAAACAACAGACGGTACTTTGATCACTTCAGATCAATTGGGAGGTAGAGGTACCTTGCCAAATGGAGAAAATGCACAGTTGGTAGGTTTTGATGGCCCTATTCCTAACTTGGAATGGTCTGCACAGGGTGGTTTTTACCTTAGAAAATATGTGGATACTTCTGTAGGATCAGGACAGCGTGGTACTGGTAGTGCTGTATGGTGGATCCGTTTCAGATACGCTGAAATCTTATTGAATGCCGCTGAAGCAGCTTTTGAACTGGGAGATAATGCCAAGGCCGCTGCCTATATGAATGAAGTGAGACGAAGAGCAGGCTTCCCTACAGATTTGGCGCCATCAGAAATCGATTTTGATAGAATCGTTCATGAGAGAAAAGTGGAATTGTCTTTTGAAAATCATATCCTTTGGGATTATAAAAGATGGAGATTGGCGCATAGGGTTTGGAATGGTGAGTCGGTTGATTTGACCAATAACCCAGGTGATGCGGAGGCAGTAAGTACTCGTGTATTCGGTTTGAGACCTTATAAGGTGTATGATCCAGGAAGTCCCAATCATGAAAAGTGGGTGTTTGAAGAGTTTATACCGACTCCTGTATTCAACCCTCACAGGTTCCGTTTAGGGAATTACTACTCATTTATTGGGGATAATGTTAGGAATGCCAATCCAAAGATTGTTAGAAACCCTAACCAGTAA
- a CDS encoding hybrid sensor histidine kinase/response regulator transcription factor, whose protein sequence is MHSHYKSLLLFILSILNIFYVHAQTHERYFEHINMEDGLSGSTVFSILQDQQGFMWFGTKNGLNRYDGHNFKVFNSESKQSHGLANNFIYGLFEDSRGILWVGTGNGVYTYDPNTEQFTYFNKVSNHGQYISGNVGEIKESIEGEMLFAVNNKGFFKYSVEKDTLIQYRDISQHHPEDNNFTNVDVDEKGDIWISSSRLGVYKYLPKRDQFIKTLHNEEVIQASVLHIEDYGSSLILGTKNAGVWVMDKSSGIAEPLLTKATNGKNLLIRDLYKISNNELWIASESGLFIFDLEKKKYKNFRQNLNDPYSISDNAVYCIERDKEGGMWVGSYFGGVNFLPNHPTKFEKHYPIPNSNTISGQRVRQFIEGNDSTIWIGTEDAGLNKYDPETNTFTHFLPGNAPNSLSYHNIHGMARRGDELWVGTVTFAVGLNKINLNTNQVEIIRFEADQNPSEENEIHSLLVDTNDQVWLGTVTGLFQLDENKNSVHFTKEIGHKFIYDLLEDKYGNIWVGTYADGLIRYNPETGETKTFLPNPENPNSLPHPSIINLFEDSQNRLWIATEGGGFCMYNEKSDDFSVYNSETGFACNTVYKILEDISGHLWLSCNKGLMEFNPQTNDYRLFTKDNGLMPYPFNYKSGYRADDGTLYFGCLNGFISFDPRDFKPYEYDPPVVFTGIQIFNNPVSIGGKESVLEKSITKTSAITLAHGQSSLSFDFAALSYTASDAKPYAYKMEGFDQEWTVLNQNQRINYSYLPPGNYTLKVKSANIFGEWSHREGQLHITILPPFWKTGWAYLTYALLAAIIIFLIVRASRNRIIKRQREAFKKLEDEKQKEVYQSKIEFFTNITHEIRTPLTLIKGPLESILKKEEVYPADIKESLWIMNKNTNRLIDLSNELLDFRKTEQKGFLLNFTRNEIGQLIEDIFVRFKTSAEQQCINFHLVKQEEVFFADIDKEAFTKILSNLLSNAIKHADSIVQVDTIISPIKGQFQIRVSNDGQLIEEDKQEKIFEPFFQLDGHENKKTTAGTGLGLPLARSLAEMHSGKLYVDAQPNHLNTFVLELPIKQENTIHLNEPVPEQQKERAKSEIKEEASSHKASLLIVEDNKELQKFIYDQLKAQYHVHRADNGQEALKILANKPIDLVISDVMMPIMDGLELCAKVKSDINFSHIPFIMLTAKNNLQSKIEGMEHGADVYIEKPFSIDHLSLQVKNLLHYRDEVRKSFANQPMVNVDTIAYTRADEEFLSQANEAILENLSNETFGVNELAEILCMSQSSLLRKIKGVSEMTPNGYIRLVRLKKAAEMLQEGQYTVTEISERVGFNSPSYFSKCFQKQFGELPKDFSKKSETM, encoded by the coding sequence ATGCATTCCCATTACAAATCCCTTCTATTATTTATACTCAGTATTTTGAACATCTTTTATGTTCATGCACAAACCCATGAAAGGTATTTTGAGCATATCAATATGGAGGATGGCCTATCTGGAAGTACCGTTTTTTCTATTTTACAGGACCAGCAAGGCTTTATGTGGTTTGGCACCAAAAACGGTCTCAACCGATACGATGGACACAATTTCAAGGTGTTCAATTCAGAATCAAAACAAAGCCATGGACTAGCTAATAATTTCATTTATGGCTTGTTTGAGGACAGCAGGGGCATCCTTTGGGTTGGTACTGGAAATGGTGTTTATACTTATGATCCCAACACCGAACAATTCACTTATTTCAATAAGGTATCCAACCATGGGCAATATATATCTGGAAATGTAGGTGAAATCAAAGAATCCATAGAGGGTGAAATGCTTTTTGCCGTAAACAATAAGGGTTTTTTCAAATATTCCGTAGAAAAAGACACGCTGATCCAATACCGAGACATCAGCCAACACCATCCAGAGGACAATAATTTCACCAATGTAGATGTCGATGAGAAGGGGGACATATGGATAAGCAGCTCCAGATTGGGCGTTTATAAATACCTGCCCAAGAGGGACCAATTCATCAAAACCCTCCATAATGAAGAGGTAATACAAGCTTCGGTGCTTCATATCGAAGACTATGGATCCAGCCTAATTTTGGGAACAAAAAATGCAGGTGTTTGGGTGATGGACAAAAGCAGTGGAATCGCAGAACCTTTGCTCACCAAGGCTACCAATGGCAAAAACCTATTAATCAGGGATCTTTATAAAATTTCCAATAATGAACTTTGGATTGCCTCAGAATCTGGTTTATTTATTTTTGATTTAGAAAAAAAGAAATACAAAAATTTCAGACAAAACCTCAATGACCCTTATTCTATTTCTGATAATGCCGTTTATTGTATAGAAAGGGATAAGGAAGGAGGAATGTGGGTAGGCTCCTATTTTGGAGGGGTCAACTTTCTTCCCAACCACCCCACCAAATTTGAAAAGCACTATCCTATTCCCAATTCAAATACCATCAGCGGCCAACGCGTGAGACAGTTTATTGAAGGCAATGATAGCACTATTTGGATCGGCACAGAGGACGCCGGCCTCAATAAATATGACCCAGAAACCAACACCTTCACCCACTTCCTTCCAGGAAATGCCCCCAACAGCCTATCCTACCATAATATCCACGGTATGGCCAGAAGAGGCGATGAACTTTGGGTGGGGACTGTTACCTTTGCCGTGGGCCTCAACAAGATCAACCTAAATACCAACCAAGTAGAAATCATCAGGTTTGAGGCTGACCAAAACCCCTCTGAGGAAAATGAAATCCACAGTCTACTGGTAGATACTAATGACCAGGTATGGTTGGGAACCGTGACAGGTCTTTTCCAACTGGATGAAAACAAGAACAGCGTTCACTTCACCAAAGAAATAGGACATAAATTCATCTATGATCTCCTAGAAGATAAATATGGAAATATCTGGGTGGGCACCTATGCGGATGGACTCATCAGGTATAACCCGGAAACAGGAGAAACCAAGACTTTTTTACCCAATCCTGAAAACCCCAATAGCTTACCCCACCCATCTATAATAAACCTATTTGAAGACAGCCAAAACAGGTTGTGGATTGCTACCGAGGGAGGCGGCTTTTGCATGTACAACGAAAAATCTGATGATTTTTCCGTCTATAACAGTGAAACCGGATTTGCCTGTAATACGGTTTATAAAATCCTTGAAGATATATCAGGCCATTTATGGCTGAGCTGCAATAAAGGACTGATGGAATTTAACCCACAGACAAATGATTATAGGCTCTTTACCAAAGACAATGGGCTAATGCCCTACCCTTTCAACTATAAAAGTGGATATAGGGCTGATGACGGCACTCTCTACTTTGGTTGCTTAAATGGGTTCATATCTTTTGATCCAAGGGATTTCAAACCATATGAATATGATCCTCCAGTGGTTTTCACGGGCATACAAATTTTCAATAATCCAGTAAGCATTGGAGGAAAAGAATCAGTTTTGGAAAAGTCCATTACCAAGACCTCAGCCATTACCCTTGCGCATGGTCAATCCTCCTTAAGCTTTGACTTTGCAGCCCTGAGTTATACCGCTTCTGACGCCAAGCCCTATGCCTATAAAATGGAGGGATTTGACCAGGAATGGACTGTACTTAATCAGAACCAACGTATCAACTACTCTTATCTACCTCCCGGGAATTATACCCTTAAGGTCAAATCTGCTAATATTTTTGGGGAATGGAGCCATCGCGAAGGACAGCTTCACATTACCATTTTACCTCCGTTTTGGAAGACCGGTTGGGCTTATTTAACTTATGCACTGTTAGCGGCTATTATCATTTTCCTTATCGTAAGGGCCTCCAGAAACAGGATAATTAAAAGGCAGCGCGAAGCATTTAAAAAACTGGAAGATGAAAAGCAAAAAGAAGTTTACCAGTCAAAGATCGAATTTTTCACCAATATCACCCATGAGATCCGGACACCACTGACTTTGATCAAGGGGCCTTTGGAAAGCATTCTCAAAAAAGAGGAAGTTTACCCAGCTGATATTAAGGAGAGTCTTTGGATCATGAATAAAAATACCAATAGGCTGATAGACCTCAGTAATGAATTACTGGATTTCCGAAAAACAGAGCAAAAAGGTTTCCTGCTGAATTTTACCAGAAATGAAATAGGCCAGCTTATCGAGGACATATTTGTTCGCTTCAAAACCAGTGCAGAACAACAGTGTATCAATTTCCATTTGGTAAAGCAAGAAGAAGTCTTTTTTGCGGATATTGACAAGGAAGCCTTTACCAAAATCCTTAGCAACCTCCTTTCTAATGCCATAAAACATGCTGATAGCATCGTTCAGGTGGATACGATCATATCCCCGATCAAGGGACAATTCCAAATCCGTGTGAGCAATGATGGACAACTTATTGAGGAAGATAAGCAGGAAAAAATATTCGAACCATTTTTCCAACTGGATGGGCATGAAAACAAAAAGACCACTGCAGGAACGGGCCTTGGGCTTCCCCTGGCCAGATCTCTGGCAGAAATGCATAGCGGAAAACTTTATGTGGATGCCCAGCCCAACCATTTAAACACCTTTGTGCTGGAACTCCCCATCAAACAGGAAAACACCATCCACCTTAACGAACCAGTTCCTGAGCAACAAAAAGAAAGGGCGAAGTCGGAAATAAAAGAAGAAGCCAGTTCCCATAAAGCCTCATTGCTTATCGTGGAAGACAATAAAGAATTGCAAAAATTCATTTATGACCAACTAAAAGCCCAATACCATGTGCACAGGGCTGACAATGGTCAGGAAGCGCTAAAAATATTAGCCAATAAACCCATCGACTTGGTCATCAGCGATGTAATGATGCCTATAATGGACGGTCTTGAGCTGTGTGCAAAAGTAAAATCTGACATCAACTTTAGCCATATACCATTTATCATGTTAACTGCGAAAAATAACTTGCAGTCTAAAATCGAGGGGATGGAACATGGAGCAGATGTCTATATCGAGAAGCCTTTCTCTATTGACCATCTTAGCTTACAGGTCAAAAACCTGCTTCACTACCGGGATGAGGTCAGAAAATCCTTTGCCAATCAGCCCATGGTCAATGTGGACACCATAGCCTATACACGTGCAGATGAAGAATTCCTTTCCCAAGCCAATGAAGCCATACTGGAAAACCTAAGCAATGAAACTTTTGGCGTAAATGAATTGGCGGAAATTTTGTGCATGAGTCAATCCAGTCTCTTACGTAAGATCAAAGGCGTTTCAGAAATGACACCAAATGGCTATATCCGGCTGGTAAGGCTCAAAAAAGCGGCTGAGATGTTACAAGAAGGCCAATACACCGTTACAGAAATAAGTGAAAGGGTGGGCTTTAATTCCCCTTCTTATTTCTCCAAGTGCTTCCAAAAACAATTCGGAGAGCTGCCCAAAGACTTTAGTAAAAAGTCGGAAACGATGTAA